Proteins co-encoded in one Octopus sinensis linkage group LG6, ASM634580v1, whole genome shotgun sequence genomic window:
- the LOC115213443 gene encoding NADH dehydrogenase [ubiquinone] 1 alpha subcomplex subunit 8 has translation MPFREEDWLPSHEELDVPELQLTSSVLRAGSLYYGKYCDYQCKEFMLCRDETNDPRRCLNEGKEVTRCGFEFFSKVKTHCPDQFYDYWQCVDHSGNDMNFQNCRKTQNVFDECVKEKLGIERPYVGYFSKIRLHDTQRPRFQLPPHKLPEKIPEPPNTDTAPLPNRILD, from the exons ATGCCGTTTCGAGAAGAAGACTGGCTTCCCAGTCACGAAGAGCTAGATGTACCAGAATTGCAACTCACTTCATCCGTACTACGAGCTGGTTCATTGTATTATGGTAAATACTGTGACTACCAGTGCAAA gaATTCATGCTGTGTAGAGATGAGACAAATGACCCTAGGCGTTGTTTAAATGAAGGCAAAGAAGTTACACGTTGTGGTTTTGAGTTCTTTAGTAAAGTGAAAACTCATTGCCCTGATCAGTTTTATGATTACTGGCAGTGTGTTGATCATTCAGGAAATGACATGAACTTTCAGAA CTGTCGCAAGACACAGAACGTGTTTGATGAATGCGTCAAAGAGAAACTAGGAATTGAACGCCCTTATGTTGGTTACTTCTCTAAAATTCGCCTGCATGACACACAGCGTCCGAGGTTTCAACTGCCACCACACAAGTTACCAGAGAAAATTCCTGAACCTCCAAACACTGACACTGCACCTCTACCTAACAGAATTTTAGATTAA